In Lactuca sativa cultivar Salinas chromosome 5, Lsat_Salinas_v11, whole genome shotgun sequence, the DNA window TCGAGAGTAGGATCGGGTCTCAGTGATTTTTTGAACCATGAGAGGTTCATTAACGTCTCGATGCTCATCCTGGTTTTCGGATTCGGATCTAGGAGCTTTTGAATAATGATCCTCGGTTGTTTTGGCATCCAATCGGGAAATGCGAATTCACGTAGGTGAATTTTCCGATACATGTTTGCTAAATTACTGTCGTCGAAAGGAAGATAACCTGCTAAGAAGATGAAAAGTATGATTCCACATGACCACGCGTCCGCCTTTGCTCCGTCGTAGCCTTTCCGGCGAACGATTTCTGGTGCAGTGTACGCCGGAGTTCCACACGCAGTGTGGAGGAGCCCGTCCTTTTGTGACTCCGGCAACGCCGAGAGTCCGAAATCAGAGATTTTCAGGTTCCCATCGTCGTCTAACAAAAGGTTTTGGGGTTTTAGATCGCGATGTGCGACTCCGTTTTGATGACAAAAATTGAGCGTCGATACGATCTGTTGAAAGTACCTCCGTGCAGTAGCTTCCTTCATCCGTCCACGGCGGGACAACTGTGTGAAAAGCTCACCACCAGATGCGAGTTCCATAACAAGATAGATCTTGGTTTTCGTCGCCAACACTTCATGGagtttaagaatgttgggatGGTTCAACCGCCGCATGGCGGCGACTTCACGAACCAGCCGTGGCTCCATCGTCGGATCTGCGATGGAGGGTTTCTCAATAACTTTCACCGCGACGGAGGAATCGTCGATGAGAGAACGGCCATGGTAGACTTTAGCGAAACTACCACGACCTAAAAGGCGAGTGAGTTGGTATTTGTTGAGTATGATCGTGCCGCCGTCGCTGGATGTTCTGTTGATGCTGGTGGCTGGTGAAGGTGGCGCCATGGCCGGAACGAACAACCGAACGGCCGGCGTGAaatgtagagagagagaaagagagaaaggggAAAGTGATTTGGTGGTGGAAGGTGCGGTTGTTTATCATGGTTTTATAGGAAAGGGAAAAAAGATACCAGATGGGTTTTCGCTGTCTTCATTCGTGTTTTTAGCCTCGATGAGCGTTTGCTTTGATATTTTCATGTATTAAATTACGATTTTACCCTTCTGCGGATGCTTCATGTGGCCACTCCCCTAAATATTTTCTTTAACATTTACTCTTCCTTTCTCAAAATAAACGTAACTTTATTAAAAAGATATTTTTTCTTGGGTTTTCAAATGATTTACATAACCTAAAGAactaaaatacaaataattagatTTAAACTTACTCCGTAAAACGTAACCGTTCATATTCATATCAATATTTTTTGAGATAAAAAAGGAATTTCAATTTGGGGAAAATTATGGTATATTAGaagactaggtgtgagacccatgtattacatgggtttaattaaaaaaaacaaatataaaagtttaacaatttgaaaagtttgaatttataagaaaaatgaaaaaaatttgaattattaaaattaatgagactttaatgtaacatatataaactctttctaataaatactttacatatatattaccttacacattaaatgtggaattttaatttaataaaataaaaaatacaataaaatgacaagtggaaaatagaaattttaaaaattctaaaaaatgtCATGtatccaaatgaatgagaagaggacatgtggcaaaaaaaccttcatttattatagtagatgtgGTTCCATTTTGGAGTTATCTTGAAAGATATGATATTTTTTACAGATAATATTTCgtttaatttgaattatgttttcatgTTACCATAGATGACCTTGACGATGGTTATACGGAGGAGTGTTCTTTTGATTCTCGAAACACTACCATGAAACGTTACATGAACTACTATTGAAAAGCCCTTGGTTATGATTGTGAGTTGAACTATTTATATAAGGCTGATTTTTGTTGATTATGCTCATAACTCATTGGATTGTCTATTTGGTTGTTAATTATGTTCGTTAGATATCGATTATTTTCAATGATTATCAAACGTATTGTTTTCGTTTCATCATTAATGTTTAATTGTATGTCGTTGCAAGTTTGTACTTGTGTTTGCCTAGTCTTAGCTTAGATTCGCATACATACAACAATAAATAGGTCGATATTATATAATGGTCTTCGTACGGATGTGGTTTGGTCAACTGACTTGATTATGTTGGTAAGGAATATCAGATAAGGGTTATTGGTGTCTTTACTCTTTAGTATATCATAATGTATTTCATAGCCGGTGAAACCGTAATCCGATTTTATTATGGTTACAAAGTCCTAAACttcctttttgcatctttggaGTCGGAAGTTTGGTTCTACAAATTTTGGTTGTAGAGTATAGCGTATAACTGGATTGCTATAAGTCATTAGTATTTTTTTCGAATGTATCATGCACTCATTTAGTGTAGTGAGCTAATTAGTGGCGGAGCTAAGATCAAAGTAAAGGGGTATCCCCAAAAAATTTCCGAAAAAAATTATACtattgaaaaaaaattcaaaaaaattacaCTACTGAAATTTTTTTGAAAGGCATCTCCGGGAACCACCTAGATCCGCCTATGGCGTGCTTATGTGATTGACATTTACATGTCTTGTCAAGATTTTGGATAGTCATCaactattcaaaaaaaaaatctaggTTGGTGCAAAAGTATATGTTGTTTGTTTTAGGAGTAAAACTTAGTATTCGGTCTTTGCAAGACCGATTTCTATAGGAATTATTGTCTCTTAACTACTCACCGAACTAAATGGTATCCCATTTGTTGCGGTTCCTTTTTTGTTATGTATTCGGATTCCTAAATGTGCTTTATAGTTCATCTACATATCTTCATTTATCCTTCCCAATCTCACCATTATTCCTTTAATGATAATGTAGTTTTGTAACCTTTGTTTACATATTTTGTTGTGGGTGAGAAACAAATGTAAAGTTTTGCTTTTGTAATCAATCGGGGCACATCGTTCTTTAAATAGGTTATCATGAAATTGTTTTCTATTGTCACTTATAATTATATGTGGTATCTCGAATCGACATATAACTTGTTTCCACATGAATTTACTATGTTATTTCAAGTGATCGTTGTCATTGGTGTTGGCACTACCCATGTGGTGAAGTAAAATATTAATACTAATATGAACTTGACCTTTTGTTACGCCTATAGAAATGGTCCAACTATATCTATCCCCCACAACCAAAAAGGACATAGGCTATAAATGATTTCATTCTTTACAATGGAAAGGTTAGTATGTTTGCATTTTACTAACATGCCAAGCATCGTCTGATAAAAGTATGGGTATCCCTAATATAAGGTAGGACATAAGCATCTGGTCCTAGCATCTTTTGCGTAGTTATTTGGGCCCTGGAATGTGCTTCCTAAATATGCTTTTATTGGTGCTAATTACCACAACCATTGAGTTAAATAACCTATTTTGTATTATGCCCCCCATCATATAGTTTACTTGGGAGCATTGATGCACTTCTGTTACCTCATTTTTTCGCTCAAAAATGTCCTAAACTGTAAGTATTATAGGGATGATATCATCCAATTTGGTGAAATGTTTGTTATATGTTGGAATTAACATGCAATGAAAAAAGGAATGTAGTTTCGATGTCGTTCGTATGTAAATCTATGGGGTCGAATACTTAAGAGCATATGAAAGAACCTATAAATACTAAACAAtcgtaaaatataaattttattactaATATAGGCTTAAATAAATACAAATAGAAGATTTTACTTATCATTTATTTATCAAGTgcatcataaaaaaaataaatggttATCTATTTATTAATTGgataaaatatttattaattaattaaattgtatATTAATTATGAGTTAACTAGAGAAGGTCCCCGCATTGCAGGGGTTGGAAGTCTTCAATATTTTTTGATGTGTTATCTATACCTTTTTAGGTATAGTCAAATGGTGTTATGAAATATGGACTTTGTTAAGAGATCATACATGAAACAATAAAAATAGAAACGATAAATTTCTCAAATTTATGAACTCAAGTTAAATGAAAAGAGATTGAAAATTATAATACATTGTTTATTTCCCTGCACAAACAGTTAAGAAAGAAATATTATTAGtttacaaaaaaatatatgtattattagtttacaaaaaaaaaaaaaaaaaaaaaaaaaacccttcagTAATGAATAAAACAAAGTTTTCATCTAACGCCAAATGGTTGATCTTTTTAAGTGAAATTCTTGATCTTTCAATCATGTCACTTAAACGTCCAGGAGTTGTGATTAAGATGTTTACACCCCACTCGAACGAACATAAGCATCACTAAAATCGAAGAACATAAGCAACAGTAACTTTCACACAAGTTTGATGGGTCTAAATGTTGTTACATGTAAAAgcatttatgaaaaattcaatCTTTGGGAGAGTATGGTTTTTTTTTAGTAGAATCGGCTAAATCTAAGAGATGGAACCTAAATTTGTTAGATTATCTTCACATCCAACGGGTGGAAAAAGGAGACTAAGAAGAAACAAATCTTTTAGAGGCATAGCACAATGGTTCCAACTTTTCAGGGGCATTTTGGGCATTCTCTTTCCCAGGGTCAGTCCATTGTTTTTTGCTACCTGGGGCAAGATAAAAAATTTTATGctcttatatataaaaaatttagaaaataaaaaatatagtaAATTTTATAATCAAACAATCAATACAATACAAACGAAACCTACAAAAATCATCTAAACCGTTGTCTTCGTACATTTTTTGAAGCAAAAACATCTCTTATTTTACAATAATCAATATTTTGTAGAAAATCACTTTCAATACTTAAAAGTGATAATCCATTCAATCTTTCTTGAGACATAGTACTTCGGAGATACGATTTCAAAAGCTtcaattttgaaaaacttctttccGCGGAAGCAACCGTAACCGGCACTGTCAATAAGATCCTATATGCAACCAAAACATTAGGGAACATATCCATTCTTCTTGCATTCTCCATTATTTGAATAGATGTCCAAGGACCTTCACAATTGTATGCTTCATTAGGTAACATTTTCTGCAAAATTTGTAACTCAATAAATAAACCAATTCCATCAATATCACATTCTTCACCACTTGTCAAGTtggactcaagatttaaacaacatTTTTTAATTCATCATCATCTAAAGAAACTAATTTGGAACCATCAAATAAAAAACCAAATATAGATTCAAAATATTGCATTTGTTCAAATCTACTTTTCAATCGAACAAGAGTCATATCTACTATAACAATAAAATAATCTCTTTTAAATATTTCTTGAGAAGATTGGTGTTCTCTTTCGGTATTCGGAATTTCAtcaaattatttttttcttttataatcacgtttttttttaaaatccggGTTTAACTTTAACAGTATTTGATATTTCTTTAGCTTCACTAATAGCAAAGTCAAACTCATTTTCTCTATAtccttcaaaataattaattaacccCTCCAAATTTTTTTACAACAACATCAATAAGCATTTCTTTGGATTGTAACTTTTTACTAACCAAATTAATTTTGTACAAAACTTCATACCATATaactaaacttaaaataaaatcaaaactagaAAATTCACCATTTACAAATGAATCAATATCTCTACACACTTGTCAATTATCACTTTCCATAGATAATTTTTTTAAAGCTTTTCTTATTTGGGAAAATTGTGTTTTTATTGCTTCAACACTTTCAATATGACTTTCCCAACGAGTAGATGATAATAATTTCAGTGTTAGATCATCTATAAATTGAAGTAAAACACTCCATCTTTTTGTTGAATTAGAAAAAACATTATAAATTGTTTGGCATGTACCAAAAAAAGTTTTTGCCTTTTGACAAGAATTTGCCATATCACATACAACCAAATTTAAACTATGACATCCACAAGGCATATAAAAAGCTCTACTATTTATATCAAGCAATCGTTTTTGAACACCTTGGTGTTTTCCTTTCATATTTGCCCCATTATCATACCCTTGACCACGAATATAATTAATATCCAAATCAAGAGATTTTAGAACATCTTGTAAAACATT includes these proteins:
- the LOC111910038 gene encoding LOW QUALITY PROTEIN: CBL-interacting serine/threonine-protein kinase 7 (The sequence of the model RefSeq protein was modified relative to this genomic sequence to represent the inferred CDS: deleted 2 bases in 1 codon) produces the protein MAPPSPATSINRTSSDGGTIILNKYQLTRLLGRGSFAKVYHGRSLIDDSSVAVKVIEKPSIADPTMEPRLVREVAAMRRLNHPNILKLHEVLATKTKIYLVMELASGGELFTQLSRRGRMKEATARRYFQQIVSTLNFCHQNGVAHRDLKPQNLLLDDDGNLKISDFGLSALPESQKDGLLHTACGTPAYTAPEIVRRKGYDGAKADAWSCGIILFIFLAGYLPFDDSNLANMYRKIHLREFAFPDWMPKQPRIIIQKLLDPNPKTRMSIETLMNLSWFKKSLRPDPTLELHNETEAEATEEDDLSSIKYKTTMNAFDIISMSSGLDLSGIFEEKIVRKDRRFTTTATAAEIERRVVEVGERLGYRSKKMKDKENRNRDVMGLVKGRVVVLAKVLEVAVDLLLVEMTVVGGGGGFSEVEWEEFKVGFERCSVMALLRSRLMIRKRCKYENLVDLGNFNIG